In Gossypium raimondii isolate GPD5lz chromosome 12, ASM2569854v1, whole genome shotgun sequence, a single window of DNA contains:
- the LOC105762372 gene encoding phytosulfokines 3 codes for MAKLATFFFLTLLLVSTLSFAARSGPAFPNQSPTKTQAKGITVVETEVEQSIEAVEDSCQGVGEEECLMRRTLAAHVDYIYTQNHKP; via the exons ATGGCTAAACTTGCCACCTTTTTCTTCTTAACCCTTCTCCTCGTTTCCACTCTATCCTTTGCCGCCCGCTCTGGTCCAGCTTTCCCTAACCAGTCTCCTACCAAAACTCAAGCTAAG GGTATTACTGTGGTGGAGACTGAGGTTGAGCAGTCGATTGAAGCTGTTGAAGATAGCTGCCAAGGAGTTGGAGAAGAAGAATGTTTGATGAGAAGAACTCTTGCTGCTCATGTTGATTATATCTATACTCAGAATCACAAGCCATGA